The bacterium genome contains the following window.
ACTCAGGCATCATACAACATGATTATAGCTGTTAAGCCCGATGATGAGAACTTTGTTATAATCGGCGCTACAAACCTGTACAGATCAACCGACGGATTTTCTACTCCTCTTGACAAATACAACACAACTGACAAAATTGCGTGGATAGGTGGTTACTTTTATAATGACGACTATTTCATGTATCCCAATCTTCACCCAGACCAGCATTCTATTGCATTCTCTCCTTCTGATCCGGACGCAATGTGGGTAGGCAGCGACGGCGGCCTTAGTTTTACAAACGATATTACAAAAACGAATTATGACGAGGCCTTCCCGTGGGTAAGTAAAAATAACAGTTACATTACTACACAATTTTATACAATTGCAATACCGCGAAAAGGCGGAAACTTTCATATTCTTGGAGGATGCCAGGACAACGGTTCCCCGAGTTTTAAATTCAACTCAACCCCTGCAGCCACTTCCACAGATGTGAGTTCCGGAGATGGTGGCTACTGCTTTCTCGGTACAGATTATTACTACACTTCATCCCAAAATGGTGATATTATAAGAGCCAATTATAATGCATACGGAGATCCTAATTCTGCCTATACAATGCCTTCAGGTACAAAATGGAGCGATATTACACCAATTGATGCTGAAGGGCAAAAATTTATCAATCCTTTTGCAATTGACCCGAACAATGAAGACATTATGTTCTACCCTGCTGATTCATCAATGTGGAGAAATGACAGCTTGTCATCAATACCAAATTGGCTTAATGAAGGTACAGCAGTGGGCTGGACAGAACTTACTGACCTTGCAGCTCCGTCAGGATACGGATTTTCAGCAATGGCTTTTACAAATTTATCTCCGAAACATAGAATTTACTATGCTGCTTCCTCTAATAATGGTGTTCCAAAACTATTCAGGCTGGATGATGCGGAGACTTCCGAGTCCGGTGCTGTTGATATTTCAATTGCAGCAGCAGCCTCCGGAGCTTATATTCATAACATTGCTGTAAATCCTGATAATGGCAATGAACTCCTCGTACTTATGTCTAATTATGATATTACAGGGCTCTATCATTCTACAGACGGAGGCTCTCACTTTACTTCAGTAGAGGGGAATCTTACCGGAAACACTACTAATCCCGGGCCTTCTCTGCGTTCTGCAACTATTCTGCCCCAGTCGTCAGGAGGTCCCATATACTTTGTAGGCACAAGTACAGGAATATACTCCACACAAAATCTAAATGGAATTTACACTGTATGGGCACTTGAAGGCAGTAATACAATAGGTAATACTGTTGTAGAAGCTGTAACTTCGAGAAACAGTGACGGCAGAGTAGTTATAGGCACTCACGGAAGAGGAGTTTTTGTTGCGGATATAGGAGGAACTCCTGTTGCAGAAAGAGATAATCCTTTTATACCGAGAGAGCCCTATCTCAGCCAGAATTATCCGAATCCGTTTAATCCGTATACAACCATATCTTTCTCTCTTCCGAAAAAAGAAAGAGTTGAACTGTACATTACAAATATAAAGGGCAGACGAGTTAAAACTCTTGTAAACACTTATCAGCAGGCCGGAAAACACAGCATTAAATTTGACGGATCAGATTTTGCAAGCGGTGTATATCTATACACATTGAAGACTTCGGATAAAACTATAACAAGGAGATTAGCACTTATTAAGTAATCGAGACAAACAAACCGCAGAATCGATAATTTTGTACCTTTATTGATTTTACCGGTTCTGCAGTTTTGATAATTAAAATTGTAAATGAAATGCCCAATTCAAAAGCAAGAAATCATTTATAAAACCAATTGGTTCGTTCGGAAATTTCAGTTTCTTTAAATTATGGTGAAACCCTAATTTCAATATTCATAAATTAATCTAAAATCTTTACTCAGAGTTCCTTGTTATTAAACCAAAAAGCTAAAAAATGATAATCTATATAAAAATTAGATATAAATAATAGATGAAATATGAAAATTGATGAACTGAACAAAAAAATAAAAAAATGTAATAAATGCAGGTTATCTGAGACCAGAATAAACGCTCTCTGTGGTGAGGGAAACTTGAATACCAAACTTATGCTGATTGCTCAAGCACCTGGAGAGAAAGAAGATAAAGAAGGAAAGATGTTCATTGGGCCTTCCGGAAAAGTATTGGATGAATTATTGAGATTGGCTGATATAAGCAGAAAAAAAATTTATATGACGAATTTGCTTAAATGTATGCTCCCAAAATGCAGGAAACCAAAGCAGGATGAGAT
Protein-coding sequences here:
- a CDS encoding T9SS type A sorting domain-containing protein; the protein is TQASYNMIIAVKPDDENFVIIGATNLYRSTDGFSTPLDKYNTTDKIAWIGGYFYNDDYFMYPNLHPDQHSIAFSPSDPDAMWVGSDGGLSFTNDITKTNYDEAFPWVSKNNSYITTQFYTIAIPRKGGNFHILGGCQDNGSPSFKFNSTPAATSTDVSSGDGGYCFLGTDYYYTSSQNGDIIRANYNAYGDPNSAYTMPSGTKWSDITPIDAEGQKFINPFAIDPNNEDIMFYPADSSMWRNDSLSSIPNWLNEGTAVGWTELTDLAAPSGYGFSAMAFTNLSPKHRIYYAASSNNGVPKLFRLDDAETSESGAVDISIAAAASGAYIHNIAVNPDNGNELLVLMSNYDITGLYHSTDGGSHFTSVEGNLTGNTTNPGPSLRSATILPQSSGGPIYFVGTSTGIYSTQNLNGIYTVWALEGSNTIGNTVVEAVTSRNSDGRVVIGTHGRGVFVADIGGTPVAERDNPFIPREPYLSQNYPNPFNPYTTISFSLPKKERVELYITNIKGRRVKTLVNTYQQAGKHSIKFDGSDFASGVYLYTLKTSDKTITRRLALIK